The following DNA comes from Raphanus sativus cultivar WK10039 unplaced genomic scaffold, ASM80110v3 Scaffold0165, whole genome shotgun sequence.
ggatacccaaacgtattcaaaatatatttaaatacttactattttaaaatttagaatatataaaaacatcccgaatatatatgatacttttaagttggtttaaatacttgaaatatatacaaatatttaaaattaaatatctaaaatagttaaagtatactcaaaacatcaaaatacttaaaataattatttattctctatgcagatatttaaatcaaactaatttatatgttatgtttaaGTATTATggcatatgttattcaaatttatatgtagtatattattttgtttataaatattgagaaaattaaagtatataatgaattttaaatttttaaaattttaaaataatttaaatgggttatctgaacccgtaaagatctgaatcgaacctgaaccgaaatttagatatattcaaatgaggctgaaatctttaacGCCGGAAACTCGAAACTCAAGCAGatctaaaccgaacccgatACTTAAATGCCCTACtctagtcactattatatatcatatatgtaatcatataattaatcgtatttaaACTCCTCTTTGTTTTTTAGATTCTGGGATTGCTTAGGCAAGAGTTCTTCCACAGCCGGCCACAAAATTCAACCACTCACCCTTAGCTGTAGAAGCTACAACATGAAGCATGGTGTTTCCTTCTCTGTCAATCATGATAGCAATGTGATTCTTCAATGCTCCTAATTGGTAAATCGTCCTGAACGGAGTTTCTTGACGCCATGCAGCAACAATGTCATTCACTGTTTGTTGGTTTACATCGTGGATATAGAATCACAATAACTAATGAAAATACAACACATGTTTTATCCTCTATGGTACAATCATTGTACACACCATATAGCATAAATATATCCTTACCAAACTTAACCTATCTATCTCTTCCAACTTATACTTCGTAAGTTTACTGTCTATGTTGATTTAGATATTCTTCTTACCAAATATAACTAAAAGTTTATTGAAATTAATTTCTTAACAAGAAATTTTCATATCTTCCTAGAATATTCAATATAGTATAAAATTATTCAGATGTTGATTGCAAAAATAGAAGATATCATTATGTAATTTGAAATACTGTTGAATTAGCTCTATCAATTTTATCAAAGTTAtctattttactttttctaATGTCTATTGTAATTTTCTATACAAAATAACTCTCTcttcaatttaatttttgtttttgctaaaGAAGTTTTAAAACTCAGAGTTTTTGAAATTTCTATAGATGTTTTTGGTaaattagataatattttttcGTAAAAGTCAATTTCAATCTATCAGTTCGAAGAACATATATACTATTACACACAATTTTACAATGAAATGTTTCTGATATATCATTTACATTCCTATGTTAATCAAGTAACATCTTTAATATGAGTATTTATCATTCCTAACTATAAGATTTTTCAATATCATCTCATGAAAGTTAAcctataataaatattttttttactcttatattctatataaatcaatataaatctataaatagtatatttctTGATAATTTTATACCATTTTCATACTTTCACTTTAAATATTACGGTTAATACAATACTACTTATAATATTCAAAGTTTATATgataaatttaacataatatTTCGCAATGATTTTCACAAATACAACATACCCTGTGGTTTATGAGAGCTTTAAAGATCTGGGAAAAGATATTCATCACCTCACTAAAACATCAGGAGCATAAAGGTTATATCCCCAGCTTCATCAGGAGTAACCACATGATAAAACACTTCATTAGATATTAGCTACATTGATTAAACTTAGCAGTAATCAAATTTAGTAAAGTTGTATTATGTGTTGTAGTAAAAAAAGGATCCTCTTCTCCCTTTGCTTCTCTAAAATTTCTTGAGCCAATCTGAGATAATATTTAGGCAGTGGTGGTTATGAATTTGACTCAGATAGCTTCCTGGCTTGTGTTCTATGTCAGGGAAGCAATCAGATTGCTATACTTTTGAGAGCCTCTTCAGGGCTTCTAATCATGTCAAGTGTCTTGATATGGTTAGTGAATTACATGGATTTGTGATCAAGATGGGTTTGGAGAGATCACATGCACTAATTAGGTCTATCATTGATGCATATGGGAAGTGTGGTAGCCTTGTCAATGCTAATATACTGCTTGAGAGACCAATGAGAAGAGACTTTTAATATCTTGTACTGCTCTAATCACAGGCTTTCCACAGCGAAACAGCTTCACAAGTGATGCTTTTGATATCTTCAAAGAGATGATACTGATGAGAACTCAGATGGACGAGGTTGTAGTATCTTCAATGCTTAAAATATGCACCAAGATCGCTTCGAAATCCATGGGAAGACAGATCCACTGTTTCGCCTTAAAATCCTCCCAAATCAGATTCGATGTTGCTTTGTGTAACTCTCTGATAGATATGTATGCAAAGTCTGGGGAAATTGAAGATGCAGTCCTTGCTTTTGAAGAGATGGAAGAGAGAGATGTGAGGTCATGGACCTCTTTGATTTCAGGATATGGAAGACATGGGAATGTAAAGAAAGTCTTTTCAACAGAATGGAACATAAAGGGACCAAGCCGAATGACGTCACGTTTCTTGCTCTCCTCTCTGCTTATAGCCATACAGGAGAAACCGAACTTGGCTGGAACATTTTCAACACAATGATCCACAAGTATGGTATCAAAGTTCGAGAAGAGCATTTATCTTGCATCGTAGATATGCTTGCACGCGGTGGCAACTTAGAAGAAGCTTATGAACTGATAAGAAACAAAAACGGCATTACAAGTCATAGCTCATCAGCTTGGGGAGCTTTTTTTTATGCATGCAGGCGTCATGGGAACACTGCATGCAACTCAGTGAAGTAGCAGCCGCACAGCTTCTTAGTATGGAACCGAAGAAACCGGTCAATTATATTAATTTGGCAAGTGTGTATGCAGTACTGGAGATTGGGACAATGCTTTGAAGACTAGAAAGCTTATGAAAGAGAGTGGTTCTTGCAACAAAGCTCCTGGATACAGCATTGTGTATTGATCAGAAGACTATAAAGTTTTTAAACCAAACTGAAGTTATTGAGGCTATAAATAGCATCTTAAAGTTTCAGGGAATAGTGATACACTTTTCCAAACTGTAAtgtgataaatatatataaaagttacaACAAAACAACATATATCTTCTGCTTCCTCCAGGGTCCTAATCCATCAGTTCTTAGAAGACTCAGTTTGCTACTTGGTAATCACGTCCCAACGCCATATGGTCCCGTCCTCGCAGGCAGCAAGAATTGTGCTACAATGTCATGGAACGAAACAGATTTGTCTCAAATGTTTAGGATCAGTCATAAAATCAAATACATATTGGTAAGAGAAGATGAATATAACATACTTTCCATCAACGGACATAGCGGTTTGTCTGATCACACATTTGGATTGATTGTGTGATAACCTATATAGCAACAGAGAATCAtgtcaagaaaacaaaaagtagTGAAGCTTAACTATTTGATTTAAAGATCAAAGATCTGTGTCTGAAGCTGGAAGTGAGACTTACTTTGTAATCAAAACAGGAGGGCAACTTTTCAAATCCCAGACATAAATCTTTCCTTCCTGATTCCCTGATAAGTGATAAATGTTCCACAAATTTGGTAACAAGATATTTAAGTTTAAAGTTTAATGCAGAATGGTATATAGAGAGAGCATTGTGAGATCTCACCTATTGCAAGAGAACTGAATTGGAAGTCGCAAGAAAACTTGATAAACCAGATGTCAGACATTGGAACCGGGTATCTTTGTAGAACATCTGAAGTACCCTGCaaacatcatcaacaacaacacaacTTCAGTCTTGTAACATTTGtgattaaattaataaaatgagaTCCTAACCTCTCCAGGAGAGTTCTCTTTCAGTTGTGGTTCCCACAATAAGATCTCGTTGTCCACACTCTGAATCAGATATATAGAACATAAGAGTGTAAACTATAGCTTATTccaccaaaaaagaaaaagtcacTTATTCTAGTAGCACTGACTAACTAACCTTTGAAAGGATAAAATCACCAACCCAACGGTTACAATCTACATAGTTTGTATGAACTGAAGCAGTAAATACctacatacacacacacacagaagTAATGTTATCAACAAAGTCCATCAATAGATTGTTTACAAGACgaaggaaaaagaaaatactTACAGGGAATTGTACATACTTTGTTGGGAACTTTGTTGGATCATCAGTCCATGTGTATGACTTCTCAACATAAGTCCAAAACTCTGAAAGCATCCAAAGAATAATAAGATCATACAAATACAAGTTCCTGTCAAGTGTGTTAGGTTTTTTACTCGTACCTTTCATTGACCATATCTTAATAGTGGTGTCCATACCACAGCTAGCAAAACGGAAAATCTCAGTGGGATGAAAGTCCTACATAGTCCAGAGATGGTTATACTTTGACAATCAGATAACATTTAAAATACCATATTGGTAAGGCTTACCACACTTAGAACTTCGTATCGGTGACCTCCAGCTCCAGCAAATATCAGAATACATATCCCAGTTTCAACgttccacaacctaacagatTCATCCTGATCCAATCAAAACCGTAAAGAGCTCTTTAATCATCAAACAAATAAATGAATGTCAGGACAAAAAAAGCCTAGAGATAGTATACCTTGCTTGCAGTAATCACAAGCTGAGGTTTCAGAGGTTGTGTCCTGATTTCATTCACTGAATCCCCATGGCCCAAAAGGCTCTGCACATGTGTGAGAGAGCACACAGATTATAATAACACAGAACATCATTCTAAaagctaattaaaaaaaaaatatgcaaaGATACCTTGTGAATCTTTTCATTGTTGACGTCAATGACTCGGACTATGCCTTTCACTCCACCAGCCGCAACAAAGGGGTTCCCCAAAACGCCGCACGCCCAGCTAACAGTGTAAAACGACTCCTCCTTCTGATCTCATAGAACAAATGGACCTAAATGTTACATGGAAAAcctagaaaatatatatatataataatgtatACTTCCTTACATCTTCATCAGCATAGGATTGCAATGCAGATATGGCACCATCTTCAAGACAATTGTACAGTGTAATCTACacaataaaaacagaaaaagccATAAACTTTCACAATCAGCTATGTGTATGGAAGGAACCCATCAAgcaaagtttcaatttttttctttccagaGAAAGGGAATCGACGACAACATCCCAAAACAGCAATGACAAACCCCCAAAATCAGACCAAAAAAGGGAAGATTTCAATAGGGCAAAAATCAATCTCCACCCAAAACCTAAACAGACCCAGACCCAGAACAACAAAAGGAGAAGACTTTTTACCTTATTTCCACCAGCGGTGACGAAGACACTGAAGAAACGAGAATCAAGGAAGTTGAAGACAACAGCGTACAGAGGCTTCTTCCCTTCTTGAATCCTATTGGTCACTTTGTACGACTTCTTGTTCGATGGAGTCAATGACCCAACAAGCGATTCGTTCCCTAAGGTTACCTTCGACATTtttcaaatctctctctctctcttgcacACTGTTCTGTTTCTCTAGTCTAATAAGCTCACTAGTCTCATGCAATAACAGGTCTTTGTAAGTTTCGGTAAATATGGGTTTTCCCAAGTTACTGCTAATTTGGtaggaaaattatttttgacCAGACCAGCAGAAAGATAGCAAAGTTTGGTAAGAAAATCggaattaatattattatttagagaaaaatatcTCAATTAGCACTCAAAACTGACTAAGTAAATTGAATATTTTAGTAtaccatatttttattatgatagAATATTTTGAAGTAGGAATGATATATGATTTGTAATTAGTACAATAGAAATTGACCAATCAACAGTCAACAAGTTTTGATTAAATTGGCTGAATGTGGTATATTGACtgtattttttttggtcattaTATTGACTGTAAATACATGTTAATCTTGTAATTGCTAAATCTTGATAACATTTTATTCCtttgaaaactattttacaAATCTTTCTTGATTTTTCTAGATGTTACAAGCTGCTTCCTAAAAACACAATGTTGGAATGAGTTTCTAGATGAAAGATTAAAATGAATACTaatgtttaaaacaaaatttgacaCTATTTTCATGTGCCTCtactttaaaatgatatatgcATTTTCTAATTCTTAcatataactaaaatacttaaaataataatttaataatgttaaaaaaaattaaatgagaaGCTACTGAATGATGCTCTAAGAAATTGTTAGCTCCAATGTAAAACTGAAAATCTAGATCAGTGATTGGTTAGATATCAAGTTTTAAGTAGTTTTTTTCCAGTACACAACAATGACTCAATCTTAATTCTGATTCAAATCTCTATATCAGaagtatattttttcttttgataattcGGAATATTTGACAGAATAAAATCCAATCTGCTAGTATATTGAAGGATCAGAGGTTTATATCGTTTTTGTCATTACTGTCGTGGAATTGATTTGAACCCGAATTTCTTAGCTCACCAGAATTCGCTTACCACTAAACCATCCATGTGTTATTATTTCGGGTGTATTCTTTATCGTTTCTACGAAAAGATAGTCCCTATATATTTAGGGAATTTGTATtgtacaaaaattaataatttgttcAGTAACTAATTGACTTAGCTTTCGTCTATACAacatatattatgtaatattgCTCTTTTATTCTTTTGTGTAAGTGCAATACATGTTAATCTTGTAATTGCtaacattttgaaaacattttattcTTGATATTTCTATTTCCAACAAGGTATTTTTAAGTTACAAGCTGCTTCCTAAAAACACAACGTTGGAAGTTTTCCTTAAACGGTTTTCACCAGAATGTATGAGAATGCTCCattccacgtgtcactctgtgagcgATTTGAAGAAAAACGCAACATTTAATGCTtaactttctttccttttttgctTAGAAAAAAAACCAATGCACGTCTTATTTTTCTCGGTGAGATTTCTCTGTTTCTATTTCACGTCTCTTTGTCTCTTTGAAACACTACTTCAACATAAACGTACGTATCTGGctttaattttagttgtcaAAGTTACTAAGCGAGGAGGAAAAGATGGTGTAAATATGAGGAGGCGCGAGGATGTAAAGGAACAAGCATTGTTCATGGCGAACATAACCCAAAGCGAGATGTGCTATTCTGAGTTCCCTTATACATTGCCATACGGTATTGCATTAGAGAATGGATAGGAGAGGAAGCTTGATTCAACGTTAGCATACGCTATGCAAGCGTTGAAGGTTAGAGCAGAGTCTGATCTTCAATAACACAAGGGAAGCTGTCACGTTTGAACGGATTTTCCCGAAGTGGATGCAGCGCTTAACGGTGGCTCTTCGAGTACTTGAAACCTAAACACGGATCTAAAGCTCGGACTCAGCTTTGGGGCATCCTCAGGGACACAATACTTCAACGGTGGTTACGGGTATTCTGTTGTAGATCCGGCGGCAGATAATACGGTTGcggtggcggaggaggaggaagaagagaacgAGTGTAGCAGCGTAGGGAGCTTCTACGTTAAATGAACATGGAGGGAGTTCCAATTGGGAGAAAGATCGATCTCATGTCTCTTAATGGCTACCATGAGTTAATCAGAACCCTAGATTTCATGTTCACCGCATCCATCCTCTGTAAGTATATGTATAAATACATATAGAAAAGATGTTTATATATCTAAAGTTTTCTAATTATTCActacttttttctttcttttaagcCGCTTTGAAATCGTTTCCTCATTAAAAGAATAGATTGATAAATTGATAGAACAAGAATATTTGCGCCAGTTACTATTTCataggattttttttgtttgtttgccaGAGTTATTATCTCATCATAGGTTAAAGTTTATGATGAAAACTGATAGCAATTCAAACATCAAAATTGAAACTAAACTGGATGATGGTTGGGGATGTTCCGTGGGAGTACGTAGTCTTGTTCCTCCATTGACATTATTATTTCCTTATTTAGATTGTTCTTTAGAAACTAAACAGTTGTATATTTGGGTTTTTTGTCGACTGAAGATTTCAAGAGCTTACCACTACTGATGTTTAAGTCTACTTGTGTTATATTAAAAGTAATGCCAAAAAAAGGTTTTGTCTTGTGTAAATCTATCGTcagttatttattaaactatttcttGTTTTTCGTTTATGATGAGAGTACATACATTTTGAACTCACACTGAAGATTCTCCTCGGTAATACCAAGTACCAACCAAGAAAAGTATAGAAGaatatttgaaaaaacaaaatcaattagAAACAAACCAAACTTGGTTCGAAACGAAATCACACATCACTGAATTTAATATTTGGTTTGATTGGTTCACTTGAACTATCTTGATCTAAAGTTCaattttcataacataattTTCAAGAACGTCTGCGGGTGTATATATTCAGCACAGCAAATATAACACTCTATACACGATTTGTTTGTGAGAGTAAATTAATAAGGTGAATTCACCATATAAGAAGATTACCACCTGATGATCCACGACAAACTTAGATATATTAATAAGTTCATAATAATCAAATAAGTCGATGTGTGGTTTggatgttacatatttttttctttttaatcattctggaaaatcatttttagatattattaaaaagttagaaaagGGGTGCATGTTTTTGTCGAATTGGTGAATTTTGATTCGGTgactatatatctatataatccAAACCATATAACGAAGTCAAAATGATTGATGTAAAAAAAACGAAGTCAAAATGATTTAGTCTAAACCAAAGTACAAAATTGATTTAGTCTAAACCAATTtgacatatatttataattgtctttttgaaatgtatgttaataatattaaaaaaatatttagttaattaatttGATGATTTTTAGCTTGAGTAGGAAGTTTATATAAGTTACTAAATCATAttcaaatagaaaacaaatatagaAGATATTAAATGTAGTCGGTTGAGTAAGGTAATACAAACTTGCCTATGAATTTTAGGCAAATTTACTAAAGAATCATAAATTATTAAActcaataaaaacaaatttctatgaatataaatatacaatttttatattatgtctaacatatatgaaagttcaaacaacacaaataatattagattatcttatataaaatacataatcttAAAATGTCTCCAAaattgtttgtacaaacaatacAAGTAATATTGGATGTCCTTTTTCTTAAacaattatttagattttatttgattttgcaagcatttagaaattaaaaataaaatcatt
Coding sequences within:
- the LOC108829089 gene encoding polycomb group protein FERTILIZATION-INDEPENDENT ENDOSPERM, with protein sequence MSKVTLGNESLVGSLTPSNKKSYKVTNRIQEGKKPLYAVVFNFLDSRFFSVFVTAGGNKITLYNCLEDGAISALQSYADEDKEESFYTVSWACGVLGNPFVAAGGVKGIVRVIDVNNEKIHKSLLGHGDSVNEIRTQPLKPQLVITASKDESVRLWNVETGICILIFAGAGGHRYEVLSVDFHPTEIFRFASCGMDTTIKIWSMKEFWTYVEKSYTWTDDPTKFPTKYVQFPVFTASVHTNYVDCNRWVGDFILSKSVDNEILLWEPQLKENSPGEGTSDVLQRYPVPMSDIWFIKFSCDFQFSSLAIGNQEGKIYVWDLKSCPPVLITKLSHNQSKCVIRQTAMSVDGNTILAACEDGTIWRWDVITK